CGACGACCGGGATGATCGCCCGCTCCGCCGGCCGCAGCGCCGCCTCGAGCTCGCCGAGGGCGAGCAGCTCCTCGGTGGCCAGCTCGTCGTGGCGCTCGCGTTCGAGGCGCTGGGCGTGGGCCAGGCGCAGCCGATGGACCTCCGCCTCGTCGCGGTCCTGGAGCTCCGCGCGCAGGAAGTCGCGCAGGTAGGAGTGCAGGCGCAAGGTGCGTCCGTCGGCGCTCCACGTGGCCGGCAGGTGCACGGCGCGCAGCTCCCGCAGGCGCTGGGCCGCGTCGGGCAGGGCCAGCGCCGAGGCGCGGGCCGCCGTCACCTCGTCGAGCAGCGACGTCACCACGAGGAACTCGCGCTGGTGCGGCTGGAGCTCGGCGAGGATCTGCGAGGCCAGGTAGCCGTAGAGCGGGTCCGTCTCGCCGCCCAGCCCCTCCAGCGCGCCGCCGGAACGCCAGGCCTCGAAGAGCACGCCGGTCACCCACCCGTCGGTCGTGCGCACCGCGTGCTCGGCATCGGCCCCGCTCTTGCCGCAGCGTTCGAGCGCGCGGCCGGCCTCCTCGGCGGTGAACGCGAGGTCGCGATCGCCGAGGACCGCGATGTCCGCCGCCCGGACGGCGCGCAGCGACGACGGCAGGGCCCGCCGGCTGACCAGGACGAAGCGCACGGCCGGCGGCGCGTAGCGCAGGACGGCATCGACGATCGCCCAAGGCTCGTCGGCGTCGCCGAGCTGCTCCAGCTCGTCGAAGACCACAGTGAGGGGCCGGTCGCCGACCGCCTCGGCGGCCAGGCCCGCCGCTTCCGGCTGCGGGATCGCCGCCGCCATCGCGTCGGTCGCGACGCCCTCCACCTCCGGGACCACGCGCGCCAGCGCGGCCTCCACGTAGGTGACCAGGCGCCCTGGCGCGGCGTCGGAGCGGTCCACCGTCAACCACGCCACCTCGGTGTCGGCCGACGCCAGCGCCTCGACCAGGGCGGTGGTCTTGCCCGAGCCTGCGGTGGCCGCCAGCAGCACGAGGCGCTTGCTCTGCAGCAGGGCGACCAGTCGCTCCCGCAGGCGCGGGCGCTCCGCGAAGTGGTCCGGCAGCGGGGGGACCGCCAGCTTGGCCTGGATCACGGATCGGCGCGGGGGCTGGCGGGCTGTCGTCTCGACCACGGTGGACCTGTCCTTCGGGGGCCTCCGCGATCTTCCCCTAGCGGCGAAGCCCCGTGCGTCGCCAGCCGGTCAGTCGTCGATGGAGATCGCCTGGACCGGACAGCGCCGAACGGCGTCCTCGACGCACGATCGCTGCTCCTCACCGGGCGTCGGGTCGAGCAGCAGGACGACGTGGTCCTCGTCCAGGGCGAAGACGTCGGGCGCCGCCATGACGCAGTCGCCGTGGGCGTCGCACCTCGAGCTGTCGACGATGACCTTCACTGCGTGGACCCCTCCCGCGTCGCGCCGGCGAGGTCCGCCGCGCGCTTCGACCCTACGCTAACTCTCGTTCACTGGGTTGCGCAAGTCCAGGCACGGAGCGCGTACCTGGGGGGCGCTGAACGACCCCTCACGCCGAACCGTAGGACTCCACCATGGCCAGCAACCCCTGGCGCAGCTGCGGGTCGTCGGTCAGCGGGCCCGCGACCGCCACGGTCGCCGCCTCGGTGAACGACAGGCCCTCGGCGATGAGCTGCCCCGCGGCGATGAGCGTGCGCGTCGAAGCGGCTTCCCTCAAGCCCGCGTCCTTGACTCGGCGGATGGCCTGGGCCAGGGCCACGAGGTCGTCGGCCACCCCCTCGTCCACGCCCGCCTCCCGACGGAGGACCTCGCGCTCGACCTCCGCGGTCGGGAAGTCGAGCTCGATGGCCACCATCCGCTGGCGGGTGGAGGTCTTGAGGTCCTTGAGGACACTCTGGTAGCCCGGGTTGTAGGAGACGACGAGGCAGAAGCCCTCGGCCGCCTTCAGCGTCATGCCGCCGCGGCGCTCGAGATGGAGCTCGCGCCGGTGGTCGGTGAGCGAGTGGATGGCCACGGTGGCGTCCTGACGGGCCTCGACGACCTCGTCGAGGTAGCAGATGCCGCCCTCGCGAACGGCACGGGTGAGCGGACCGTCGATCCACTCGGTGTCGCCGCCCTGCAGGACGTAGCGGCCGAGCAGGTCGCTGGCGGTCATGTCCTCGTGGCAGCTCACCGTGTGCAGCGAGACGCCGAGACGGTGGGCGACGTGCTCGACCAGCCGCGTCTTGCCACAGCCGGTCGGGCCCTTGAGCATCACCGGCAGGCCGCGCCGCGCGGCCGCTTCGAAGACCTCCACCTCGCGGCCGACGGGCGCGTAGAACGGGGCCGCGGACCGGCGCTCGTCGACCATCTGGGAGGCCACGATCAGCCCTCGAGGCGGATCGCGGCCACCGGGCAGTCGTCGGCCGCCTGCCGGACCTGCTCGCGCAGCGCCTCGGGCGGGTCGGCCATGAGCAGGACCGCGACGTTGTCCTCCTCGTCGAGGTCGAAGACGTCGGGCGCGGCCATGACGCAGTCGCCATGGGCCTCGCACCGGGCCGTGTCGATGAGCACCCGCATCAGCGCACCCCGGCCAGCGGCCGGCCCGCCGTGGCCTCGCCGCGGGCGTGGCCGTTGCCCGAACCCGGGCCGCCGCCGCGGAAGTCCATCCAGTGGCCGTGTGGGGTCCACCCCATGAGGAACGGGATGTCGATCGTGCAGACCGGGCCGGCGGCGATGTCGTCGGTGTCGAAGACCATGAACTGGCCGAGGTTCTCGGCCCAGCGCGAGACGGGGACGATGAGGTAGCCGTCGCCCTCCGGCGCGTCGGGGGTGCGCGGCGCGAACGTCGGCTCGAGCACCGCCAGCGGCTGGTCGTTGCGGATGCGGAACTCCCGCTCCTCGCCGGTCACCACGTCGTAGTGGATGACGCTCTTCATCGACATCCCGTTGCGCTTGGCGTCCCCGCCGACGAGGAAGCCGTTGCGGTAGCCCTTGCCGTAGAAGCGCTCGTCGACCTTCGGCAGCTCGGACGGGCGGTCGCTGAGGCGCTCGGAGGTGAGCTTGCCCGTCTCGAGGTCCAGCGTCCACCGCCCGAGCGTGCTCTTGGCGATCGAGAAGAACAGCGCGACGTCGTCGCCCTCGCGGAAGTCGAACTCGAAGGGGAACGGCGGCCGGTCGAAGATCGGCGCGTCGAACGTGAGCGTCGTGCCGTCGCTGTTGGCCTGCAGCGTGTGCATGACGTACTCGGGCTCGATGTCCGCCTCGATCCAGCGGATCTCGCCGTCGGCGAAGTCGTGGCGCGGGATGAGCCCGAGGACGATGGGCAGGTCGGTGTCCCAGCCGAAGACGCCGAGCCCCTGCTCGATGCGCTTCGTCGACGCGATGAACGGCTGGAAGGGCAGGACGACGTAGTCCGTCGTGAGCCAGATGTCGTGGGCCACCGAGTTGTAGGGGGCGTCCCACAGCTCGCGGGTGAAGACCGCCCCGTCCGGGAGGATCTTGTGGATCGTCACGTACGGGCGCTCGTCCCGGTAGGCCCAGCCGTAGAGCTCGCCGGTCTCGTGGTCCCACTTCGGGTGCGCGGTGAACGCGGCGTCGCCGTAGGCGGCGGGCTCGTGCAGGCCCGGAGACAGCTTGGTGGACCAGCGCACGAAGCCCTTGGTCTCGAGGGTGAACGGGTCGATGGCGATGGGCGGGCCACCCTGCTCGCTGGCGGCCAGCACCTCGCCAGCGAACGGGAAGACGTTGATGTTGGCGGTCCCCTGCGAGACG
The DNA window shown above is from Conexibacter sp. SYSU D00693 and carries:
- a CDS encoding ferredoxin, which translates into the protein MKVIVDSSRCDAHGDCVMAAPDVFALDEDHVVLLLDPTPGEEQRSCVEDAVRRCPVQAISIDD
- a CDS encoding CbbQ/NirQ/NorQ/GpvN family protein codes for the protein MVDERRSAAPFYAPVGREVEVFEAAARRGLPVMLKGPTGCGKTRLVEHVAHRLGVSLHTVSCHEDMTASDLLGRYVLQGGDTEWIDGPLTRAVREGGICYLDEVVEARQDATVAIHSLTDHRRELHLERRGGMTLKAAEGFCLVVSYNPGYQSVLKDLKTSTRQRMVAIELDFPTAEVEREVLRREAGVDEGVADDLVALAQAIRRVKDAGLREAASTRTLIAAGQLIAEGLSFTEAATVAVAGPLTDDPQLRQGLLAMVESYGSA
- a CDS encoding ferredoxin; the protein is MRVLIDTARCEAHGDCVMAAPDVFDLDEEDNVAVLLMADPPEALREQVRQAADDCPVAAIRLEG
- a CDS encoding carotenoid oxygenase family protein, with amino-acid sequence MGAPVPNDARLKGPFKPMRFEATVEDCIVSQGEIPEDLAGGFYRTGPTWKRPTKQGTNGLLSMDGMVQGLVIADGRADFRNRWVRTPKYLLEDQHGKGMFEWSDGQWNDWRNFGYGTVKRDEHTLGVSQGTANINVFPFAGEVLAASEQGGPPIAIDPFTLETKGFVRWSTKLSPGLHEPAAYGDAAFTAHPKWDHETGELYGWAYRDERPYVTIHKILPDGAVFTRELWDAPYNSVAHDIWLTTDYVVLPFQPFIASTKRIEQGLGVFGWDTDLPIVLGLIPRHDFADGEIRWIEADIEPEYVMHTLQANSDGTTLTFDAPIFDRPPFPFEFDFREGDDVALFFSIAKSTLGRWTLDLETGKLTSERLSDRPSELPKVDERFYGKGYRNGFLVGGDAKRNGMSMKSVIHYDVVTGEEREFRIRNDQPLAVLEPTFAPRTPDAPEGDGYLIVPVSRWAENLGQFMVFDTDDIAAGPVCTIDIPFLMGWTPHGHWMDFRGGGPGSGNGHARGEATAGRPLAGVR